A section of the Candidatus Binataceae bacterium genome encodes:
- a CDS encoding (Fe-S)-binding protein, giving the protein MTEVQLFSTCLAEEFFPEVYDAAATVLERLRLRVRPLTSAFCCGQVAFNEGFRDEAVDLARKFLAACRPETPIIVPSGSCSSMIRIFYSDLLATDAGLTAKAEAIRPWVYEFSQFLVGVMKVKYLGARYERAVAYHPSCHLMRELNVREEPMALLSAVNGIRLMEVAKREECCGFGGLFSVKFPHISGAMLADKLTAIRESGAEVLVSNDCGCLMQIGGGLRRAGANIEVRHLAEVLASR; this is encoded by the coding sequence TCCCGAGGTCTACGACGCCGCCGCGACCGTGCTGGAGCGGCTGCGGCTGCGCGTGCGACCCCTGACGAGCGCATTTTGCTGCGGACAGGTCGCGTTTAACGAAGGATTTCGCGACGAAGCGGTCGATCTGGCGCGCAAGTTTCTCGCCGCTTGCCGGCCCGAGACACCGATCATCGTTCCGTCCGGTTCGTGCTCCAGCATGATACGAATCTTCTACTCCGACTTGCTCGCCACCGACGCAGGCCTGACGGCGAAGGCCGAAGCGATCAGGCCATGGGTCTATGAGTTCTCTCAGTTTCTGGTCGGCGTCATGAAGGTTAAGTACCTCGGCGCGCGCTACGAGCGCGCGGTTGCGTACCACCCGTCATGCCACCTGATGCGCGAGCTCAACGTGCGCGAGGAGCCGATGGCGCTGCTCAGCGCGGTCAATGGCATCAGGTTGATGGAAGTCGCCAAGCGCGAGGAGTGCTGCGGCTTCGGCGGTTTGTTCTCGGTGAAGTTCCCGCACATTTCCGGGGCGATGCTCGCCGACAAGCTTACCGCCATCCGCGAAAGCGGCGCCGAGGTGCTGGTGTCGAACGACTGCGGATGCCTCATGCAAATCGGCGGCGGCCTGCGCCGCGCCGGGGCGAACATCGAGGTACGTCACCTCGCCGAGGTGCTGGCCTCGCGCTAG